The segment AGCCTGTACGCCCGCCGCCAGCGCAAGGGAATGCGCCTGGCCGACGCGCGCGGCGAGGTTCGCCGCTCCGTCCCCTTCGCCTCCATGATGGTGCAGGAGGGCGAGGCGGACGGCCTGGTCGCCGGCGAGGACATGTACTATCCGGAGACGATCCGCCCCGCGCTGCAGACCATCGGCACGGCGCCGGGGGTGAAGCACGTGGCCGGGCTGTACATGATGGTGCTGGAGCGCGACATCCTCTTCTTCGCGGACACGACGGTCAACATCGAGCCCACGGCCGACGCGCTGGCCGAGATCGCCACGCTCTCCGCGGCGTTCGTGCGGCGGCTGGGCATCGAGCCGCGGGTGGCGATGCTCTCGTTCTCCAACTTCGGCTCGGCGCGCCACCCGGTGGCCGACAAGGTCCGCGTGGCCACGCAGCTGGTGAAGGAGCGCGAGCCGGGGCTGGAGATCGACGGCGAGATGCAGGTGGAGGCGGCGCTCGACGCGGGGCTGCGCAAGCGCGAGCACCCGTTCAGCACGCTCAAGGGCAACGCCAACGTGCTCATCTTCCCGGACCTGAACTCGGCCAACATCGCGTACAAGCTGC is part of the Longimicrobiaceae bacterium genome and harbors:
- a CDS encoding phosphate acyltransferase, which produces SLYARRQRKGMRLADARGEVRRSVPFASMMVQEGEADGLVAGEDMYYPETIRPALQTIGTAPGVKHVAGLYMMVLERDILFFADTTVNIEPTADALAEIATLSAAFVRRLGIEPRVAMLSFSNFGSARHPVADKVRVATQLVKEREPGLEIDGEMQVEAALDAGLRKREHPFSTLKGNANVLIFPDLNSANIAYKLLAGLGGAEAFGPILLGMAHPVHVLQRGSEAAEIANLTAFAVVDAQDGDA